A window of Sphingobacterium sp. SRCM116780 contains these coding sequences:
- a CDS encoding gliding motility protein RemB produces MKEKGSLKFLALTGVFALSMLGENEVSAQIKYQPYSYQFSQKMNDVLYSPTTRLHTSSKPFIIKDELLVKFDSIQANQPVASDNWFMRKIFNEHLIEVAKDDYTFYADFLPDLTIGKDVMGDKRRTWMNSRGFQAGATIGNKFTFYTSASENQAVFPQYLDEYINNARVVPGQGTTKFQSGNKKDWMNATASLTYDFSKYFQATVAYDKNFIGDGYRSLLLSDFSSNYSQLKLTGTVGNVQYTSVWAYMNDPTNKRSDDLGETQRYGDGKKWGVFQYIDYNATNRLSVGFFQAITWANYDAAGKRGFDFSYINPLMFLRPVESNNSTSPDKMFLGLNAKYKVLKNVTTYGQFLLGEFTAKEFFAGNGYAHNKWGVQLGIRGYDMFDVKNLNFLVEYNTVRPYTYAHFDSGSNYSNNAEPLAHPLGANFREVIGIANYAWKRFDFSAQLNYNQKGLDLTDGSNMGGNIFESYRTIPNMHGNYIGQGIKSQVVYADAKAAYVLNPKYNLRFELGYTQRYQKIQYDEPISMKSGVFSIGLRSSFRSLYSDF; encoded by the coding sequence ATGAAAGAAAAAGGTTCATTAAAATTTCTAGCATTGACAGGAGTATTTGCTCTGAGTATGTTAGGCGAAAACGAAGTAAGCGCTCAAATCAAATATCAACCCTATTCCTACCAGTTTTCTCAAAAAATGAATGACGTCTTGTATTCTCCCACCACGAGATTGCATACCTCTTCCAAACCATTTATCATTAAAGATGAATTATTGGTGAAGTTCGATTCTATACAAGCGAATCAGCCAGTGGCATCCGATAATTGGTTTATGCGAAAAATTTTTAATGAACATCTCATTGAAGTAGCAAAGGACGATTATACATTTTATGCGGATTTCTTACCCGATTTGACAATTGGTAAAGATGTGATGGGAGATAAGCGCAGGACTTGGATGAACTCCAGAGGCTTTCAAGCAGGAGCTACGATTGGGAATAAATTTACCTTCTATACAAGTGCGAGTGAAAATCAAGCCGTATTCCCACAGTATTTAGATGAATATATTAATAATGCTAGGGTCGTGCCAGGACAAGGAACAACGAAATTTCAAAGTGGAAATAAAAAGGATTGGATGAATGCAACGGCTAGTTTGACCTATGATTTTAGTAAGTATTTTCAAGCAACCGTAGCTTATGATAAAAACTTTATAGGAGATGGTTATCGATCGTTATTATTATCTGATTTCTCTTCCAATTATTCGCAATTAAAATTAACGGGTACGGTCGGGAATGTACAATATACTTCTGTATGGGCTTATATGAACGATCCAACCAATAAAAGATCGGATGATTTAGGAGAGACACAACGCTATGGGGATGGAAAGAAATGGGGTGTATTTCAATACATTGATTATAATGCAACAAACAGACTCTCTGTCGGATTTTTTCAAGCAATTACTTGGGCAAATTACGATGCCGCAGGAAAAAGAGGCTTTGATTTTTCATATATCAACCCCTTAATGTTTTTGCGTCCTGTAGAATCGAATAATTCGACTTCTCCTGATAAAATGTTTTTGGGATTGAATGCCAAATATAAAGTCCTAAAAAATGTAACCACCTATGGACAATTTCTGTTAGGGGAGTTCACAGCTAAGGAATTTTTTGCAGGAAATGGTTACGCACATAATAAATGGGGGGTACAATTGGGGATAAGAGGTTATGATATGTTTGATGTGAAAAACTTAAATTTCTTAGTGGAATATAATACCGTAAGACCATATACCTACGCCCATTTTGATTCAGGTTCTAATTATAGTAATAATGCAGAACCTCTAGCACATCCTTTAGGTGCTAATTTTAGAGAGGTTATAGGAATTGCGAATTATGCTTGGAAGCGATTTGATTTTTCAGCACAATTAAATTATAATCAAAAAGGTCTAGATCTTACTGATGGAAGCAATATGGGAGGGAATATCTTCGAATCTTATCGTACCATTCCGAATATGCATGGCAATTATATTGGACAAGGAATCAAGAGCCAAGTTGTTTATGCAGATGCCAAAGCTGCTTACGTGCTGAATCCTAAATATAACTTAAGATTTGAATTGGGGTATACCCAACGTTATCAAAAGATTCAGTATGATGAACCCATTTCTATGAAATCGGGCGTATTCTCTATTGGTCTTCGTTCAAGTTTTAGATCGTTGTACAGTGACTTTTAA
- the aroQ gene encoding type II 3-dehydroquinate dehydratase, whose translation MKKILIINGPNLNLLGVREKSIYGAQDFESYFSTLKAAYESVALSYYQSNTEGFIIDKIHEVGFDFDGIILNAGAYTHTSVAIGDAIAAVNTAVVEIHISNVHTREEFRHHSFLAKNCVGVICGFGLDSYRLGLEALLARS comes from the coding sequence ATGAAGAAAATATTAATCATCAATGGTCCTAATCTGAATTTATTAGGTGTACGAGAAAAATCAATTTATGGAGCACAAGATTTTGAGAGTTATTTTTCAACATTGAAAGCTGCTTATGAATCAGTAGCATTAAGCTATTATCAAAGTAATACCGAAGGATTTATTATTGATAAAATTCATGAGGTAGGTTTTGATTTTGATGGAATCATACTCAATGCAGGTGCTTACACGCATACTTCAGTCGCTATTGGCGACGCTATTGCTGCAGTAAATACTGCTGTTGTTGAGATACATATTTCAAATGTACATACCAGAGAAGAATTTAGACATCATTCCTTCTTGGCGAAAAACTGTGTCGGAGTCATCTGCGGTTTTGGCTTAGACAGTTATCGCTTGGGACTGGAAGCGCTTTTAGCACGTTCATAG
- a CDS encoding S9 family peptidase, translated as MKKLTLLLLLASSMAYGQRNLNIEETVFGPRTYAPANIVNSNWIPNSNNFSYLDKSYQNLVQKTASSNWSEQILLSKADLQTALQTKLPNEQINLSYFPIDYKWENANTINFTLSTKQNQYYIAYDIKNKTVAHAISSDVNGTNQEYAGDYSKVAFLIGNNINIKNADGKLITVTDDTTDGIVNGSDYTHRQEFGIKKGMWWNSQNDKLLYYRKDETMVTKYPLIQWDTRTASVKDIRYPMAGMKSEEVTLVIYDTKNGQKITLATGESKEQFLTQVTWDPSGAFIYVGVLNREQNHLKLNKYSAQDGSLVKTLFEETATTWVEPQTDLVFLPNNPKQFLYQSDKEGFNQLYLYDTDGKLVKKLGYENLIVHELGDFSSKGDKITYTGVTNNGLDRQLFEVDLKSGKTTQLTQDTGTHQAKLNGDGTYVLDQYSNLTTPNVVQVKAVKSGKIDKVITAENPFLGKINPPKIEFITLTSADGVTPLTGRIIYPNDFDPNKKYPVMYYLYGGSHSQLVSNKWLGAAGYFDLYMAQQGYIVFTMDNRGTDARGRAFSTATHRQLGQAEMADQMKGIEYLKSKSFVDQGKMGIFGWSFGGFMTTSFMVHHNDIFKAAVAGGPVIDWKYYEVMYGERYMDMPQENAEGYKLTSLIDKADQLKGDLLIIHGAQDPVVVQQNSMEFVEACIKAGKQVDYFLYPTHEHNVSGKDRIHMYEKIAKYFDLHLKK; from the coding sequence ATGAAAAAACTCACGCTACTGTTATTATTAGCAAGTTCTATGGCCTATGGACAGCGAAACTTGAATATAGAAGAGACAGTCTTTGGCCCCCGCACATATGCTCCAGCGAACATAGTGAATAGCAATTGGATTCCAAACAGCAACAATTTTAGCTATTTGGATAAAAGCTATCAAAATTTAGTTCAAAAAACGGCCTCTTCCAATTGGTCAGAACAAATATTATTGAGCAAAGCCGATTTACAAACTGCTTTGCAAACAAAACTACCGAACGAACAAATTAATTTGTCCTACTTCCCTATAGATTATAAGTGGGAAAATGCAAATACCATTAATTTTACGCTCAGCACAAAACAAAACCAATACTATATTGCTTACGATATCAAAAATAAAACTGTAGCACATGCTATTTCATCTGATGTCAATGGTACAAATCAAGAATATGCAGGTGATTATAGTAAGGTAGCCTTTTTAATTGGTAATAATATCAATATTAAAAATGCGGATGGAAAGCTAATCACAGTTACTGATGATACAACAGATGGCATCGTGAATGGCAGTGATTATACCCATAGACAAGAGTTTGGTATAAAAAAAGGGATGTGGTGGAATAGTCAAAATGATAAATTATTGTACTATCGTAAAGACGAAACGATGGTGACTAAATACCCCTTAATACAATGGGATACACGAACGGCTTCTGTTAAAGATATCCGTTATCCTATGGCGGGAATGAAAAGTGAAGAAGTAACTTTAGTCATTTATGACACCAAAAATGGACAAAAGATAACATTGGCAACAGGAGAATCCAAAGAACAATTTTTAACCCAAGTAACTTGGGATCCTTCAGGAGCATTTATTTATGTGGGTGTGTTAAATCGTGAACAGAACCATTTAAAATTAAACAAGTATAGCGCACAGGATGGTAGTCTTGTCAAAACATTGTTTGAAGAAACAGCAACTACATGGGTAGAACCACAAACAGATTTAGTATTCTTACCTAATAATCCTAAACAATTTTTATATCAAAGTGACAAAGAAGGCTTTAATCAGCTTTATTTGTACGATACCGATGGAAAATTAGTCAAAAAATTAGGTTATGAGAATCTTATTGTACATGAATTGGGTGATTTTTCTTCCAAGGGCGACAAAATTACCTATACCGGTGTAACCAATAATGGCCTTGATCGTCAATTGTTTGAAGTTGATCTAAAGTCGGGCAAAACGACACAATTAACACAGGATACAGGTACCCATCAAGCTAAACTGAATGGTGATGGTACTTATGTATTGGATCAGTATAGTAATTTGACCACGCCGAATGTCGTTCAAGTAAAAGCAGTAAAATCGGGTAAAATTGATAAGGTCATAACCGCAGAAAATCCATTTTTAGGCAAGATAAACCCACCAAAAATAGAGTTTATTACATTAACTTCTGCTGATGGCGTTACTCCTCTAACAGGTCGTATCATTTATCCAAATGATTTTGATCCCAATAAAAAGTATCCTGTTATGTACTATCTATATGGAGGATCGCATTCACAATTGGTTTCGAATAAATGGCTAGGAGCTGCAGGATATTTTGATCTATATATGGCGCAGCAAGGTTATATTGTTTTCACAATGGATAATCGTGGTACTGATGCTCGAGGTCGTGCATTTTCAACAGCAACACATCGTCAATTGGGACAAGCAGAAATGGCTGACCAAATGAAAGGTATCGAATACTTAAAGTCCAAATCATTTGTTGATCAAGGAAAAATGGGTATTTTTGGATGGAGCTTTGGAGGGTTTATGACCACTTCATTCATGGTTCATCATAACGATATTTTTAAAGCGGCAGTTGCTGGAGGCCCTGTAATCGATTGGAAATACTACGAAGTCATGTATGGGGAACGGTATATGGATATGCCGCAAGAAAACGCAGAAGGCTACAAATTAACCTCTTTAATTGATAAAGCGGATCAATTGAAAGGGGATTTATTGATTATCCATGGTGCCCAAGATCCTGTTGTAGTACAACAAAACAGTATGGAATTTGTAGAAGCTTGCATCAAAGCAGGTAAACAGGTTGATTATTTCCTATACCCTACACATGAGCATAATGTTTCTGGAAAAGACCGCATTCATATGTATGAGAAAATCGCAAAATATTTTGATCTTCATTTAAAAAAGTAA
- a CDS encoding FUSC family membrane protein: protein MFKLIEKLWQKTRFFINSQPFHEGLKITIAVLIPVLIFACFNQLHYGVTVGIGVIIASTPDLVGPYRERRKSMLVNVFLIFTMSMLTRILPFSDLSLGLFIAFSSFAACMLTAYGIRAMGIGASCLLTLFFSLTLTHEHSHPILEALLMTAGAIWYMLFVLLVRFIRPYRVSQQVLAECAYEIGNLLRVKADFFNSNMAIAKTHKRVIQVNVLLNQHQESVREILFSAATDKQFASSQYRQLTFIFANTMELFERINASHHDYYRIRDQYGDTKAYQLIPGLLISCAQEMERLSTSISVLKAPKSEIQFTGQWDRAYVAVIALEQEEGEAALVLKKILVNIRYVMQKIREIHRVLSKSAKLDDHSNLLAHKEKFFKQRKFSWLQLQAHLNFHSPIFRHSLRVAIVMLIAYVITKILPLVFPEYAALTQHSFWIYITILVILRPGFSLSKQRSIDRLKGSFLGGLLALLNIFFITNTYVLLGLTLIYMLLAFTFLRGKYVYGSFFITACFLIIYYFFTGVDDFGIVLLKERLLDTIIGCILAFLSFYFILPTWESNSIKPYLKEVIKANIHFLSISFCKFSGNEIELADYKLARKEIYLSLAELNALNERILSEPRHQRPFTKELNDFSIYTHLLISYAMAFTNMMGQGSALLYNQDQYRLMDQILSQLKKCYGLFSTEPYAIIFPNRDTNQEQSSAVMTSDIALIGEQLELMLDVVDKLYHNSLDISLLVKRSL, encoded by the coding sequence TTGTTCAAACTCATAGAAAAATTATGGCAAAAGACCAGATTCTTCATCAATAGCCAACCATTTCATGAAGGACTAAAAATTACTATTGCAGTCCTTATTCCTGTCCTTATTTTTGCCTGTTTTAATCAACTCCATTATGGTGTTACGGTGGGCATAGGTGTTATCATTGCGAGTACACCAGATTTGGTTGGGCCATATCGTGAGCGTAGAAAATCCATGTTGGTGAATGTGTTTCTCATTTTTACCATGAGTATGTTAACACGTATACTTCCTTTTTCAGATTTATCTCTTGGTCTTTTTATTGCTTTTTCTTCTTTTGCGGCATGTATGCTTACGGCTTATGGCATTCGTGCAATGGGAATTGGAGCTTCCTGCTTGTTAACGTTATTTTTTAGCTTGACCCTCACACATGAGCACAGTCATCCCATTCTGGAAGCGCTGTTGATGACAGCAGGAGCAATTTGGTATATGTTGTTTGTATTGCTTGTTCGTTTCATTCGACCTTATCGTGTTAGCCAACAAGTTTTAGCCGAATGTGCTTATGAAATTGGAAATTTACTACGTGTGAAAGCAGATTTCTTTAATAGCAATATGGCTATTGCAAAAACACATAAACGAGTTATTCAAGTAAATGTCCTACTCAATCAACATCAGGAGAGTGTACGGGAAATATTGTTTTCAGCAGCAACAGATAAGCAATTTGCCAGCTCTCAATACCGTCAGTTAACCTTTATTTTTGCAAACACGATGGAATTATTCGAAAGAATAAACGCTTCTCATCATGATTATTATCGCATTCGTGATCAATACGGAGATACAAAGGCTTATCAATTAATTCCTGGTTTGTTGATTAGTTGTGCACAAGAGATGGAAAGACTTTCAACTTCCATTAGTGTATTAAAAGCCCCCAAGTCTGAAATTCAATTTACAGGCCAATGGGACCGAGCATATGTTGCTGTTATTGCGTTGGAACAAGAGGAGGGAGAAGCAGCCCTTGTATTAAAAAAGATATTGGTCAATATTCGGTATGTGATGCAGAAAATTCGAGAAATACATCGCGTCCTATCCAAATCTGCGAAACTTGATGATCATTCAAATTTATTAGCTCATAAAGAAAAATTTTTTAAACAGCGTAAATTTTCATGGCTTCAGTTACAGGCACATTTGAATTTTCATTCACCCATTTTTAGACATTCCTTACGAGTAGCTATTGTGATGTTGATCGCTTATGTGATCACAAAAATCTTACCGCTCGTTTTTCCTGAATATGCTGCTTTAACGCAACATAGTTTTTGGATCTATATTACTATCCTGGTGATTCTTCGACCTGGTTTTAGTTTAAGTAAACAGCGTAGTATCGATCGTTTAAAGGGTTCTTTTTTAGGTGGGTTACTAGCATTGCTCAATATTTTTTTTATTACTAACACCTATGTTTTATTGGGATTGACGCTGATCTATATGTTGTTAGCTTTTACTTTTTTGCGTGGTAAATATGTTTACGGTTCGTTTTTTATAACAGCATGTTTCCTTATTATCTATTATTTCTTTACAGGTGTAGACGATTTTGGTATAGTTTTATTGAAAGAACGTTTATTGGATACGATTATAGGTTGTATACTTGCATTTTTATCTTTTTATTTTATTCTTCCTACTTGGGAAAGTAATTCGATAAAACCATATTTAAAAGAAGTGATCAAAGCCAATATTCATTTTTTATCGATTAGTTTCTGCAAGTTTTCAGGTAATGAAATTGAGCTTGCAGATTACAAATTAGCTCGAAAGGAAATCTACTTAAGTTTAGCAGAATTAAATGCATTGAACGAACGCATATTGAGTGAACCTCGTCATCAACGCCCGTTCACAAAAGAATTAAATGATTTTTCTATTTATACACACTTGTTGATTTCCTATGCCATGGCTTTTACCAATATGATGGGACAAGGTTCTGCTTTACTTTATAATCAAGATCAGTATCGATTGATGGATCAGATTCTTTCACAATTGAAGAAGTGTTATGGCCTGTTTTCAACAGAACCTTATGCGATTATATTTCCTAATCGTGACACGAATCAAGAACAGTCTTCTGCTGTAATGACTAGTGATATTGCTCTAATAGGTGAACAATTGGAATTGATGCTAGATGTTGTTGATAAACTATATCATAACTCTTTAGATATTTCGCTATTGGTAAAGCGTTCTTTATAA
- a CDS encoding ferritin: MTMKTDRLSQTLCRALNDQITLEAYSAQVYLMLACWADEHMLDGINRFMMKHSQEERVHMAKIIEYVQERGSIVKIEAIKKPSPEPTNILECFEMVLQQEIENTESIYRIVNMSMQEGDWATWNFLQWLVNEQREEEKLALDLLDKAKLAGGIEMTDNARFELNKLIGNTGQEFPVADHVNPLV; the protein is encoded by the coding sequence ATGACAATGAAAACAGATCGATTATCACAAACACTTTGTCGTGCATTGAATGATCAAATTACACTCGAAGCTTACTCCGCTCAAGTTTATTTAATGTTAGCATGTTGGGCTGACGAGCATATGTTGGATGGCATAAATCGCTTTATGATGAAACATTCGCAAGAAGAACGTGTACATATGGCCAAGATAATAGAATATGTACAGGAAAGAGGAAGTATTGTGAAGATTGAGGCCATTAAAAAACCAAGTCCTGAGCCTACAAATATTTTGGAATGTTTTGAAATGGTTTTGCAACAAGAAATTGAAAATACAGAGTCTATTTACAGAATTGTAAACATGAGTATGCAAGAAGGAGATTGGGCGACTTGGAATTTTCTACAATGGCTTGTAAATGAACAACGGGAAGAAGAAAAACTAGCACTAGACTTATTGGATAAAGCAAAATTAGCGGGTGGTATAGAGATGACTGATAATGCAAGATTTGAATTGAATAAATTAATTGGCAATACAGGTCAAGAGTTTCCAGTTGCGGATCACGTCAATCCACTTGTGTAG
- a CDS encoding TonB-dependent receptor produces MTKIKELIGTVCFILITCIALAQTGKIKGKVTQRDHEDVQAATVSIPKLKKSVKSTISGAYELTDIPYGTWELEVRFVGFHTLKKMITLNSDSLEQHIELSEKSNTDLDEVVVSGTMKEVSKLESSVPVEVYTSKFFKANPTPSLFDALQNINGVRPQLNCNVCSTGDIHINGLEGPYTMILIDGMPIVSGLSTVYGLSGIPQSLIDRVEIVKGPASTLYGSEAVGGLINIITKRPENAPLLSLDAFGTTWGEISADVAAKFNVGKKAQSLLGINYFNYQHPIDNNNDNFTDITLQHRISIFNKWNFERKDNRIFSLAGRYVYEDRWGGEMNWGKKYRGGDEVYGESIYTSRWEFFGTYQLPIKEKILFQFSTNGHNQNSVYGNIPYLADQYIGFGQFTWFKTLGRHDLLTGLTYRYTNYDDNTPATASAGNIALNKPTQTHLPGLFLQDEITLNGNNKLLLGVRYDYNSIHGSILTPRLNYKWNSVDKNNVLRLSIGNGYRVANVFTEDHAALTGAREVVFMHALKPETSWNGNINFVKKIDAGTTFIGLDATAFYTYFTNKIIPNYDKDPNKIIYDNINGHAVSSGVSLNIDVVFANGLKILAGATAMDVYNTEEGKRSGQMFTEKFTAVWNIGYTFKGIGLTADYTGNLYGPMRLPLLSATDPRREYSPWWSIQNIQLTKHLGKKIEIYGGVKNLLNWTPNKGNPFIIARTNDPFDKKVQFGTDGQAMVTADNPYGLTFDPSYVYGPNQGIRGFLGFRYHLFK; encoded by the coding sequence ATGACAAAGATTAAAGAGCTGATAGGTACAGTATGTTTTATCCTGATAACCTGTATTGCATTAGCCCAAACTGGAAAGATAAAGGGGAAGGTTACCCAAAGGGATCATGAAGATGTTCAGGCAGCAACTGTTTCTATTCCAAAATTGAAGAAGAGTGTGAAATCAACTATTTCAGGTGCTTACGAACTGACTGATATTCCATATGGAACATGGGAACTAGAAGTTAGGTTTGTTGGATTTCATACCTTAAAAAAAATGATTACATTAAATAGCGATTCATTGGAACAGCATATTGAACTATCTGAAAAGTCAAACACAGATCTGGATGAAGTTGTTGTTTCAGGAACAATGAAAGAGGTGTCAAAGCTGGAAAGTTCTGTGCCTGTTGAGGTCTATACCTCCAAATTTTTTAAGGCTAACCCGACACCTTCCCTTTTTGATGCTTTGCAGAACATAAACGGTGTACGTCCACAGTTAAACTGTAATGTATGCAGTACAGGTGATATACATATCAATGGTCTTGAAGGACCTTATACCATGATACTTATTGATGGTATGCCTATTGTCAGCGGACTCTCCACCGTATATGGACTCAGTGGTATCCCACAATCACTCATCGATCGGGTCGAAATTGTGAAAGGTCCTGCTTCAACACTTTACGGTAGTGAAGCCGTAGGTGGTCTGATCAATATCATTACGAAAAGACCTGAAAATGCGCCCTTGCTATCCTTAGATGCATTTGGTACAACTTGGGGAGAAATAAGTGCGGATGTTGCTGCAAAATTTAATGTTGGTAAAAAAGCACAATCTCTTCTTGGGATAAACTACTTCAACTATCAACACCCTATTGACAATAACAACGACAATTTCACAGATATCACCCTACAACACCGCATCTCCATATTCAACAAATGGAACTTTGAAAGGAAAGATAACCGTATTTTTTCTTTAGCAGGTCGCTATGTCTATGAAGATCGTTGGGGAGGAGAAATGAACTGGGGAAAAAAATACAGAGGTGGTGATGAAGTATATGGTGAAAGTATTTATACAAGCCGCTGGGAATTTTTCGGAACCTATCAGTTACCCATCAAAGAAAAGATTTTGTTTCAGTTCAGTACGAATGGACACAACCAAAACAGTGTGTACGGTAACATTCCATATTTAGCAGATCAATATATCGGATTTGGGCAATTCACTTGGTTTAAAACATTGGGTCGACATGATCTTCTGACTGGTCTGACTTACAGGTATACCAATTACGATGACAATACACCAGCAACTGCATCTGCTGGAAACATAGCGTTGAATAAACCAACCCAAACGCATCTACCTGGATTATTTCTACAAGACGAGATCACCTTGAACGGAAACAATAAACTTTTGTTAGGCGTTCGTTATGACTATAATTCGATACATGGTAGTATCTTAACGCCTCGTTTAAATTATAAATGGAATTCTGTTGACAAGAATAATGTGTTACGGTTGAGTATCGGAAACGGATATCGTGTGGCTAATGTATTTACGGAAGATCATGCTGCACTTACTGGCGCCCGAGAAGTTGTATTCATGCATGCACTTAAACCAGAAACCTCCTGGAATGGAAATATAAATTTTGTAAAGAAAATAGATGCTGGCACTACATTTATTGGTTTAGATGCCACAGCTTTCTATACATATTTTACCAATAAAATTATCCCTAACTACGACAAAGATCCCAATAAGATCATCTACGATAATATAAACGGACATGCGGTATCTAGTGGTGTTTCATTAAACATTGATGTTGTTTTTGCTAATGGTTTGAAAATATTAGCTGGTGCTACCGCAATGGACGTTTACAATACCGAAGAAGGTAAAAGATCTGGTCAGATGTTTACAGAAAAATTTACGGCAGTATGGAATATTGGATATACGTTTAAGGGAATTGGACTGACAGCAGATTACACAGGGAACCTGTATGGACCGATGCGTCTTCCATTACTAAGTGCTACCGATCCGCGTCGTGAATATTCACCATGGTGGAGTATTCAAAACATACAGTTGACAAAACACTTAGGTAAAAAAATCGAAATATATGGAGGAGTAAAAAACCTATTGAATTGGACACCAAATAAGGGAAATCCGTTTATCATCGCAAGAACTAATGATCCATTTGACAAAAAGGTACAGTTTGGTACTGATGGACAAGCAATGGTAACAGCCGATAATCCGTATGGATTGACTTTTGATCCATCCTATGTCTATGGTCCCAATCAAGGAATCAGAGGATTTTTAGGTTTTCGTTATCATTTATTTAAGTAA
- a CDS encoding metal-dependent transcriptional regulator, with amino-acid sequence MISQTEENYLKALFMLTSAKGEANLNELGKQLTVKMPTVSSMMKRLAEKNLVVYESYKPIKLTKKGEGEAILIIRKHRLTEMYLVEKMGFGWEEVHEIAEQIEHIKSPAFFDKMDELLGYPKVDPHGSPIPDRNGNMKDNSYVKLGKFKEGDKVTFMAITDSSEDFLRFLNSRELILGTTIKINAVESFDGSMSVSYSKRKNEILSSIICDKLLVQ; translated from the coding sequence ATGATCTCACAGACGGAAGAAAATTATCTAAAGGCACTGTTTATGCTAACCAGTGCAAAAGGGGAAGCAAACTTAAATGAACTTGGTAAACAATTAACAGTCAAAATGCCGACAGTGAGTAGCATGATGAAGCGTCTGGCCGAGAAAAATCTTGTTGTTTATGAAAGTTATAAACCTATTAAACTAACGAAAAAAGGAGAAGGAGAGGCTATTCTTATTATCAGAAAACATCGGCTAACAGAAATGTATCTGGTTGAGAAGATGGGATTTGGATGGGAAGAGGTGCATGAGATTGCTGAACAGATCGAACATATAAAATCGCCAGCTTTTTTCGATAAAATGGATGAACTTCTTGGGTATCCTAAGGTAGATCCGCATGGTTCACCTATCCCAGATCGAAATGGAAATATGAAAGATAATAGCTATGTAAAATTGGGAAAATTTAAGGAAGGAGATAAGGTAACTTTTATGGCTATAACGGATTCTTCAGAAGATTTTCTTAGGTTTTTAAACAGTCGTGAGTTAATATTAGGCACAACAATTAAGATCAATGCTGTCGAATCTTTTGATGGAAGCATGTCCGTGAGTTATTCGAAAAGAAAGAATGAAATTTTGAGTAGTATAATTTGTGATAAATTGCTTGTTCAATAA
- a CDS encoding low molecular weight phosphatase family protein, with protein MNAVLNETIQKILTKEINQGRKAILQPLIDLIQEKVNADKPIHINFICTHNSRRSHLCQVWAQVASAFYQTQKVYCYSGGTEETALFPKVAETLAAAGIDIQVIAATSNPIYAIKYNENTMPIIGFSKKYDDSFNPQSEFTAVMTCSQANGGCPFIPGAEKRIPITYEDPKIADNTNQQDEVYQARSLEIASEMFYVFSMIKSS; from the coding sequence ATGAATGCTGTACTTAACGAAACCATTCAGAAAATTCTGACTAAAGAGATCAATCAGGGACGTAAAGCAATTTTACAACCCTTGATTGATCTTATTCAAGAAAAAGTGAACGCAGATAAACCAATCCATATAAACTTTATCTGTACACATAATTCTCGCAGAAGTCATCTTTGTCAAGTATGGGCACAAGTAGCTTCGGCATTTTATCAAACTCAAAAAGTTTATTGTTATTCCGGAGGAACTGAAGAAACGGCATTATTTCCGAAGGTTGCAGAAACATTAGCAGCAGCAGGAATAGATATTCAAGTGATTGCCGCAACATCAAATCCCATATATGCGATAAAATATAACGAAAATACAATGCCTATCATTGGATTCTCTAAAAAATATGATGACAGCTTCAATCCGCAATCCGAATTTACAGCTGTTATGACTTGTTCGCAAGCAAATGGCGGATGTCCCTTTATTCCAGGTGCTGAAAAAAGAATCCCCATCACATATGAAGACCCGAAGATAGCGGACAATACCAATCAACAAGATGAAGTCTATCAAGCAAGAAGCTTAGAAATAGCTTCCGAGATGTTTTATGTTTTTTCGATGATAAAATCTTCATGA